Proteins encoded by one window of Xiphophorus couchianus chromosome 13, X_couchianus-1.0, whole genome shotgun sequence:
- the LOC114155887 gene encoding cyclin-dependent kinase 5 activator 1, which translates to MGTVLSLSPGARKPGYYDNHPGSLSHYPSLSSRSLNSQKERGLRRGQSIFLPALTWKRLVASTKKKGNPKKGPRPAGVLAEPLNNNNIYQRDQVLHLNRENVKKSLSCANLSNYEGPAGLGLGYGLGLGQGHGYGYGKPQQLSSVKKVPQGASSPKRIIVQASTSELLRCLGEFLCCRCYRLKHLSPADPVLWLRAVDRSLLLQGWQDQAFVTPANVVFVYMLCRDVVDGDLVASEHELQAILLTCLYLSYSYMGNEISYPLKPFLVEAGKEAFWDRCLTIIDATSSKMLRINADPHFFTQIFAELKSEGGCGPQDYSRVLDR; encoded by the coding sequence ATGGGCACCGTGCTGTCTCTGTCGCCGGGCGCTCGCAAACCTGGTTACTATGACAACCACCCAGGCTCGCTAAGCCACTACCCGAGCCTCAGCAGCCGCTCCCTGAACAGCCAAAAGGAGCGCGGCCTAAGGAGAGGCCAGTCCATCTTCCTGCCGGCGCTGACCTGGAAGCGGCTGGTGGCCTCCACCAAGAAGAAGGGGAACCCGAAGAAGGGGCCCAGGCCCGCTGGGGTCCTGGCCGAGCCcctgaacaacaacaacatctaCCAGCGGGACCAGGTGCTGCACCTGAACCGGGAGAACGTGAAGAAGTCCCTGTCCTGCGCCAACCTCTCCAACTACGAGGGCCCGGCCGGACTGGGTCTGGGCTACGGACTGGGCCTGGGTCAGGGCCACGGATACGGCTACGGAAAGCCGCAGCAGCTGTCCTCGGTGAAGAAGGTCCCCCAGGGGGCGTCCTCCCCAAAGCGCATCATCGTGCAGGCGTCCACCAGCGAGCTGCTGCGCTGTCTGGGGGAGTTCCTGTGCTGCCGCTGCTACCGGCTGAAGCACCTGTCCCCAGCCGACCCGGTGCTGTGGCTGCGCGCCGTCGACCGctcgctgctgctgcagggctGGCAGGACCAGGCCTTCGTCACGCCCGCCAACGTGGTATTCGTCTACATGCTGTGCCGGGACGTAGTGGACGGCGACCTGGTGGCGTCGGAGCACGAGCTGCAGGCCATCCTGCTCACCTGCCTCTACCTGTCCTACTCCTACATGGGCAACGAGATCTCGTACCCGCTCAAGCCCTTCCTGGTGGAGGCGGGGAAGGAGGCCTTCTGGGACCGCTGCCTCACCATCATCGACGCCACCAGCTCCAAGATGCTGCGCATCAACGCCGACCCGCACTTTTTCACGCAGATCTTTGCTGAACTGAAGAGCGAAGGCGGCTGCGGACCTCAGGATTACAGCCGGGTTCTGGACCGGTGA